The following proteins are encoded in a genomic region of Bosea beijingensis:
- a CDS encoding aminotransferase, whose translation MNPILSALPTTVFEVMSQLARETGAVNLGQGFPDDPGPLDVRQKAAAAVIDGWNQYPPMMGLPELREAAAKHYKHWQGLDLDPNSEIMVTSGATEAIAGALMALITPGDEVVLFEPMYDAYLPLVRRAGGIPKFVTLTPPHFSLTEEALAKAFSPKTKVVLFNNPLNPTATIFGRADLDLLADFCVRHDAIAICDEVWEHVVFDGHRHASVLGRPDMRERTVKISSAGKIFSLTGWKVGLVMAAPAIMRVLSKAHQFLTFTTPPNLQAAVAYGLGKDDGYYEGMRADFQRSRDRFAAGLRDLGFAVLPSAGTYFLNVDIAPLGESDDVDFCRRLVTENGVAAIPVSAFYAERAVKNVVRFCFAKRDATLDAALERLAARRPR comes from the coding sequence ATGAATCCGATCCTCTCCGCCCTTCCCACCACCGTCTTCGAGGTGATGTCGCAGCTCGCGCGCGAGACCGGCGCGGTCAATCTCGGCCAGGGCTTCCCGGATGATCCCGGCCCGCTCGACGTCCGCCAGAAGGCTGCCGCGGCGGTCATCGACGGCTGGAACCAGTATCCGCCGATGATGGGGCTGCCCGAGCTGCGCGAGGCCGCGGCGAAGCATTACAAGCACTGGCAGGGGCTCGATCTCGATCCGAACAGCGAGATCATGGTGACCTCGGGCGCGACCGAAGCCATTGCGGGCGCGCTGATGGCCCTGATCACGCCGGGCGACGAGGTCGTGCTGTTCGAGCCGATGTACGACGCCTATTTGCCGCTGGTGCGGCGCGCCGGCGGCATTCCGAAATTCGTGACGCTGACCCCGCCGCATTTCAGCCTGACCGAGGAGGCGCTGGCAAAGGCTTTCTCGCCGAAGACGAAGGTCGTGCTGTTCAACAATCCACTCAATCCGACGGCGACGATCTTCGGCAGGGCCGATCTCGACCTGCTCGCCGATTTCTGCGTCCGTCACGACGCGATCGCGATCTGCGACGAGGTCTGGGAGCATGTCGTCTTCGACGGACATCGCCACGCTTCGGTGCTCGGACGGCCCGACATGCGCGAGCGCACCGTCAAGATCTCGTCCGCCGGCAAGATCTTCTCGTTGACCGGCTGGAAGGTCGGGCTCGTCATGGCGGCGCCGGCGATCATGCGCGTGCTGTCCAAGGCGCACCAGTTTCTCACCTTCACCACCCCGCCGAACCTGCAGGCCGCGGTCGCCTATGGCCTTGGCAAGGATGACGGCTATTACGAGGGCATGCGCGCCGATTTCCAGCGCTCGCGTGATCGTTTCGCGGCAGGCCTGCGCGATCTCGGTTTCGCCGTGCTGCCGAGCGCCGGGACCTATTTCCTCAATGTCGACATCGCCCCGCTCGGCGAGAGCGACGATGTCGATTTCTGCCGCCGGCTGGTGACCGAGAATGGTGTCGCCGCGATTCCCGTCAGCGCCTTCTATGCCGAGAGGGCGGTGAAGAACGTCGTCCGCTTCTGCTTCGCCAAGCGCGATGCGACGCTCGATGCGGCGCTGGAGCGGCTGGCGGCGCGTCGCCCGCGCTGA
- a CDS encoding RidA family protein, whose amino-acid sequence MSIQRIGVGPRMSKAVVHGNTVYLAGQVAANAAGKSVGEQTADILGIIDGILAEAGTDKTKLLMVNIWLSDISTFAEMNAVWDKWVVAGATPGRATVEAKLAAPQYTVEIAVIAAK is encoded by the coding sequence ATGAGCATTCAGCGTATCGGCGTCGGCCCGCGTATGTCCAAGGCCGTCGTGCATGGCAACACCGTCTATCTGGCCGGCCAGGTCGCGGCCAACGCCGCCGGCAAGAGCGTCGGCGAGCAGACCGCCGACATCCTCGGCATCATCGACGGCATCCTGGCCGAAGCCGGCACCGACAAGACGAAGCTGCTGATGGTCAACATCTGGCTTTCCGACATCTCGACCTTCGCCGAGATGAACGCGGTCTGGGACAAGTGGGTCGTCGCCGGGGCCACGCCAGGCCGCGCCACGGTCGAGGCCAAGCTCGCCGCGCCGCAGTACACCGTCGAGATCGCGGTCATCGCCGCGAAGTAA
- a CDS encoding YqaA family protein codes for MTGLSALAAMAAAAFVAATLLPAQSEAVFVGLLAAKSVDPLALFMTASLANTAGSILNWWLGLMIARHGVEKLPVRVRPDPKRFAQAQGLFARFGWPSLLLAWVPIVGDPLTFVAGTLNYPFWRFTLLVLIGKAARYAALWAGWASLA; via the coding sequence ATGACCGGCCTGTCCGCCCTCGCCGCGATGGCGGCTGCGGCCTTCGTCGCCGCGACGCTACTGCCGGCGCAGTCGGAAGCCGTCTTTGTCGGGCTGCTCGCGGCCAAGAGCGTCGATCCGCTCGCCCTGTTCATGACGGCGAGTCTCGCGAACACCGCCGGCTCGATCCTGAACTGGTGGCTCGGCCTGATGATCGCGCGCCACGGCGTCGAGAAGCTGCCGGTGCGCGTAAGGCCCGATCCGAAGCGCTTCGCCCAGGCGCAAGGCCTGTTCGCCCGCTTCGGCTGGCCCTCGCTGCTGCTGGCGTGGGTCCCGATCGTCGGCGATCCGCTGACTTTCGTCGCGGGAACGCTGAACTACCCGTTCTGGCGTTTCACGCTGCTCGTCCTGATCGGCAAGGCCGCGCGCTATGCGGCGCTCTGGGCCGGCTGGGCGAGCCTCGCCTGA
- a CDS encoding DUF1697 domain-containing protein: MTIYVALLHSIVLGPGKRLVMADLKAMATELGFANPRTWVATGNLIFEGEDAPIAEIESRLEAGFRARFGKPVDIILRTAPAWGRLAAQNPFPDGDGADIGIRVMRQPLGPDVLPRLEAIAAPGMSLALRDGDLWIDFAGKPSEARLLSQLTTKKLGIGTLRNANTVKALAAMLDR, encoded by the coding sequence ATGACGATCTATGTCGCCCTGCTGCACTCGATCGTGCTCGGCCCCGGCAAGCGATTGGTCATGGCCGACCTGAAGGCGATGGCGACGGAGCTCGGCTTCGCCAATCCGCGAACCTGGGTCGCAACCGGAAACCTGATCTTCGAGGGCGAGGACGCGCCGATCGCCGAGATCGAGAGCCGGTTGGAGGCGGGTTTCCGCGCCCGTTTCGGCAAACCTGTCGATATCATCCTGCGCACGGCACCGGCCTGGGGAAGACTGGCGGCGCAAAACCCCTTTCCGGACGGGGACGGCGCCGATATCGGCATCCGCGTCATGCGCCAGCCGCTCGGCCCGGACGTCCTGCCCAGGCTGGAGGCGATCGCGGCGCCGGGCATGAGCCTCGCGCTCAGGGACGGCGATCTCTGGATCGATTTCGCGGGTAAGCCCAGCGAAGCCAGGCTGCTCTCGCAACTGACGACCAAGAAGCTCGGCATCGGCACCTTGCGCAACGCCAATACGGTCAAGGCGCTGGCCGCCATGCTCGACCGATGA
- the coaA gene encoding type I pantothenate kinase — protein MDQRLISTPPERDLVSPYRAFSRDEWAHLRADAPLTLSVDDLTKLQSLNDPISLDEIVAIYLPLSRLLSLYVAATQGLFKATQRFLMAEAEAKVPYVIGVAGSVAVGKSTTARVLKALLSRWPNTPKVELVTTDGFLLPNAELERRGLMGRKGFPESYDGAAILRFLSDVKAGKPQVTAPVYSHLVYDVVPGETVTVERPDILILEGLNVLQPSRMPKDGTVIPFVSDYFDFSVYLDADENDLHRWYVNRFMTLRQTAFRDPRSFFRKYAEIGEEEALTIAEKLWTGINLPNLQENILPTRQRASLILTKGASHRIQQVALRRL, from the coding sequence ATGGACCAGCGCCTGATCTCCACTCCCCCGGAACGCGACCTCGTCTCGCCCTACCGCGCCTTCTCGCGGGACGAATGGGCGCACCTGCGCGCCGACGCCCCGCTGACGCTCTCGGTCGACGATCTCACCAAGCTGCAATCGCTCAACGATCCGATCTCGCTCGATGAGATCGTGGCGATCTATCTGCCGCTGTCGCGCCTGCTCTCGCTCTATGTCGCGGCGACGCAGGGGCTGTTCAAGGCGACGCAGCGCTTCCTGATGGCCGAGGCAGAGGCCAAGGTGCCCTATGTGATCGGCGTCGCCGGCTCGGTCGCGGTCGGCAAGTCGACCACGGCGCGCGTGCTCAAGGCGCTGCTCTCGCGCTGGCCGAACACGCCGAAGGTCGAGCTCGTGACCACCGACGGCTTCCTCCTGCCCAATGCCGAGCTGGAGCGGCGCGGCCTGATGGGACGCAAGGGCTTCCCGGAGAGCTATGACGGCGCGGCGATCCTGCGCTTCCTCTCCGACGTCAAGGCCGGCAAGCCGCAAGTGACCGCGCCCGTCTACTCGCATCTCGTCTATGACGTCGTGCCCGGCGAGACGGTGACGGTCGAGCGGCCGGATATCCTCATTCTGGAAGGGCTCAACGTCCTGCAGCCGAGCCGGATGCCGAAGGACGGCACGGTGATCCCCTTCGTCTCCGATTATTTCGACTTCTCGGTCTATCTCGATGCCGACGAGAACGACCTGCACCGCTGGTACGTCAACCGCTTCATGACGCTGCGCCAGACGGCCTTCCGCGATCCGCGCTCGTTCTTCCGCAAATATGCGGAGATCGGCGAGGAGGAGGCGCTCACCATCGCCGAAAAACTCTGGACCGGGATCAACCTGCCGAACCTGCAGGAGAACATCCTGCCGACGCGCCAACGTGCCAGCCTGATCCTGACCAAGGGCGCGAGCCACCGCATCCAGCAGGTCGCGCTGCGGCGGCTGTAG
- a CDS encoding phosphoribosyl-ATP diphosphatase yields MTFTLSDLEARVAERAAASPEESWTAKLLAAGPERAAKKFGEEAVEAVIAAVKGDRAELIAESADVLYHLLVVLRARDVALQDVLSQLEARTARSGLAEKAARPR; encoded by the coding sequence ATGACCTTCACCCTCTCCGATCTCGAAGCCCGCGTCGCCGAGCGCGCCGCCGCCTCGCCCGAGGAATCCTGGACGGCGAAGCTGCTCGCCGCCGGGCCGGAGCGCGCCGCCAAGAAATTCGGCGAGGAGGCGGTCGAGGCCGTCATCGCCGCGGTGAAGGGCGACCGGGCCGAACTGATCGCCGAGAGTGCCGACGTGCTCTATCATCTTTTGGTTGTGCTTCGGGCGCGCGATGTTGCATTGCAAGACGTCTTGAGCCAGCTTGAGGCCCGCACGGCCCGCTCCGGACTGGCGGAAAAGGCGGCCAGACCCCGGTAA